Proteins encoded together in one Deltaproteobacteria bacterium window:
- a CDS encoding PD-(D/E)XK nuclease family protein, whose product MSEVWRESFFEQAAALRARGGFEPLVVLASSNRLGEDLRGELHRRFGGWLGAYTLTFIDLATRLVATLGPVRPLAPPEFLHALAARLVAEMPEGVFDRVRNFAGTPGAFLATFEDLSEAGWTRLPLATGDSLKLTGFDALYRRFRELVDDAGYDLPGARIAGAAAAAGEYARALGTWRLHVAGLYDVNPTQAALLRALEKSADVLYHVPPVPEPSGFAVRLAQRVRGIESKSSTRAALPTDRAWSCPDRHVEIREIAREARALVDAGVAPSSIAIVLRHPETYRDLVVEHFAEFGVPVRLAGGRRPDGSISVRLCAALVRLATDVDRTGQPRWSRATAAPFLATAFGDRGDGAHRWEPLSRRARLQRPADWDRRLGAIASGELTPDEFNATDRRDARDLRDAWTRLVNAVLAIRGVTTHAEAADTLCTVVRDILPVDAATPETIERLRALRHADEAGLRFDADRFLARAAEAVAGLATRDDVNARAGVQVLDMSAARGTRFEHVFMPGCVEGEIPYVGREDPILLDSDRDALNARVGAHERLPVFAERVRNERNLFDLACRSAATSLTLTWPRREMGSGRAIAPSPFLVAMFAESMSLADFERANGVRRWMTGFALTSDDRPRTLTEHDVAAARVLEAERPGLSALYLQCVSPGFEPRLHRQKSRYGARSWTAHEGLCASPNVIDALRGERRQRPAMRVTELEKYAQCPRRYLLLDFIGLASNGDADEALSLDALAQGDLLHRALAVAARDRSFEAAESCLKDAYRKLAEAGHTARGILAEVELAALGKRLRALWDANAEWSADVVRIRTEEPFEFAVADGTVLRGRIDRIEELPGGAMRVIDFKTGRARNSVLPGDLAEDDFNAGQTLQLPVYARALAARGPELAGRVACEYRYLKDKKGNETPVRVGFSAEALEERTETIDAVIAGIGAGIASGAFVARADVAAAETLCANCAAGRICDGVARARAARIDAEAPQHPWRHLLTTHPADGDDAEDDDA is encoded by the coding sequence TTGAGCGAGGTGTGGCGCGAATCGTTCTTCGAGCAGGCGGCGGCGCTGCGCGCGCGCGGCGGATTCGAACCGCTCGTCGTTCTCGCCTCGTCCAACCGACTGGGTGAGGACCTGCGCGGTGAACTGCACCGACGATTCGGCGGCTGGCTCGGTGCGTACACGCTGACCTTCATCGACCTCGCGACGCGCCTTGTCGCCACGCTCGGTCCGGTCCGCCCGCTCGCGCCGCCCGAGTTTTTACACGCGCTCGCCGCGCGGCTGGTGGCCGAGATGCCCGAAGGCGTCTTCGACCGCGTGCGCAATTTCGCGGGGACTCCGGGCGCGTTTCTCGCGACGTTCGAAGATCTGTCGGAAGCAGGTTGGACGCGGCTGCCGCTCGCGACCGGCGATTCGCTGAAACTCACCGGGTTCGACGCGCTCTACCGGCGCTTTCGCGAACTCGTGGACGATGCGGGATACGACCTGCCCGGGGCACGCATCGCGGGCGCGGCCGCTGCGGCGGGCGAGTACGCACGCGCCTTGGGCACGTGGCGGCTGCACGTGGCCGGACTTTACGATGTGAATCCCACGCAGGCCGCGCTTCTTCGCGCCCTGGAAAAATCCGCGGACGTCCTCTACCACGTCCCACCGGTCCCCGAGCCGAGCGGTTTCGCCGTTCGTCTCGCGCAACGCGTTCGAGGGATCGAATCGAAGTCCTCGACGCGAGCGGCCCTGCCGACGGACCGAGCGTGGTCGTGCCCGGATCGGCACGTCGAGATCCGCGAAATCGCCCGCGAGGCGCGTGCGCTCGTCGATGCCGGCGTCGCGCCGAGTTCGATCGCAATCGTCTTGCGACACCCCGAAACCTATCGCGATCTCGTGGTCGAACACTTCGCCGAGTTCGGTGTGCCCGTTCGCCTCGCCGGCGGTCGGCGACCCGATGGGTCCATTTCGGTCCGACTGTGTGCGGCGCTCGTGCGTCTGGCGACCGACGTCGATCGTACCGGGCAGCCGAGGTGGTCGCGGGCAACGGCCGCGCCGTTCCTCGCGACGGCATTCGGGGACCGCGGCGACGGAGCGCATCGATGGGAACCGCTGTCGCGACGCGCGCGCCTTCAACGTCCCGCGGACTGGGACCGCCGACTCGGCGCGATCGCGTCAGGCGAGCTGACGCCCGATGAATTCAATGCGACCGATCGGCGAGATGCACGCGACCTGCGCGACGCGTGGACGCGACTGGTCAACGCGGTGCTGGCGATTCGCGGCGTGACGACACACGCCGAAGCGGCGGACACCCTTTGCACGGTCGTGCGCGATATCCTCCCGGTAGATGCCGCGACGCCCGAGACGATCGAGCGCCTTCGCGCGCTGAGGCACGCCGACGAGGCGGGACTGCGTTTCGACGCCGATCGGTTTCTGGCGCGGGCGGCGGAAGCGGTCGCGGGACTCGCCACGCGCGATGACGTGAATGCGCGCGCGGGGGTGCAGGTGCTCGACATGAGCGCCGCGCGCGGGACGCGGTTCGAGCACGTCTTCATGCCGGGGTGCGTCGAGGGAGAAATCCCGTATGTCGGGCGCGAAGACCCGATTCTTCTCGACTCGGATCGGGACGCGCTCAATGCGCGCGTCGGCGCGCACGAGCGTCTGCCGGTATTCGCCGAGCGCGTGCGCAACGAACGTAATCTCTTCGACCTCGCGTGCCGCAGCGCCGCGACTTCGCTCACCCTCACATGGCCGAGGCGCGAGATGGGCAGTGGGCGCGCTATCGCCCCCAGTCCGTTTCTCGTCGCGATGTTCGCCGAGTCGATGAGTCTGGCGGATTTCGAGCGCGCGAACGGCGTCCGAAGATGGATGACGGGATTTGCCCTGACGTCCGACGATCGACCGCGAACGTTGACGGAGCATGACGTCGCCGCCGCGCGCGTTCTCGAAGCCGAACGGCCCGGGCTTTCGGCGCTCTACCTGCAGTGCGTTTCGCCGGGTTTTGAACCGCGACTCCATCGCCAGAAATCGCGTTACGGCGCCCGAAGCTGGACGGCGCATGAAGGACTGTGCGCATCGCCCAATGTGATCGACGCGCTGCGTGGAGAGCGGCGGCAACGCCCGGCGATGCGCGTGACCGAACTCGAAAAATACGCACAGTGCCCGAGGCGTTACCTGTTGCTCGACTTCATCGGCCTCGCGTCGAACGGCGATGCGGACGAGGCGCTTTCGCTCGACGCCCTCGCGCAGGGTGACTTGCTTCATCGCGCGCTGGCCGTGGCTGCCCGTGATCGTTCTTTCGAGGCGGCGGAGTCCTGCCTGAAAGACGCATACCGCAAGCTCGCCGAGGCCGGCCACACGGCGCGCGGGATTCTGGCTGAGGTCGAACTCGCGGCGCTGGGGAAACGGTTGCGCGCGTTGTGGGACGCGAATGCCGAGTGGTCGGCGGATGTGGTGCGGATTCGGACCGAGGAACCGTTCGAGTTCGCCGTTGCGGATGGAACGGTCCTGCGCGGACGCATCGACCGGATCGAGGAACTTCCGGGCGGCGCGATGCGTGTGATCGACTTCAAGACCGGTCGTGCGCGCAATTCCGTGTTGCCAGGCGATCTCGCCGAGGACGACTTCAACGCGGGGCAGACGCTGCAATTGCCGGTGTATGCCCGAGCGCTCGCGGCACGCGGCCCGGAGCTTGCCGGGCGAGTCGCGTGCGAATACCGGTACCTGAAGGACAAGAAGGGGAACGAAACACCTGTGCGCGTCGGCTTCTCAGCAGAAGCTCTCGAAGAGCGCACGGAGACGATCGACGCCGTGATCGCGGGCATCGGCGCCGGCATCGCGTCGGGCGCGTTTGTCGCCCGGGCCGACGTCGCGGCGGCGGAAACCCTGTGTGCGAACTGCGCGGCGGGACGGATCTGCGACGGCGTGGCACGCGCGCGCGCGGCTCGAATCGACGCCGAGGCCCCCCAACATCCTTGGCGGCACTTGCTGACCACGCACCCGGCGGACGGGGACGACGCGGAGGACGACGATGCTTGA